The Coregonus clupeaformis isolate EN_2021a chromosome 3, ASM2061545v1, whole genome shotgun sequence genome includes a region encoding these proteins:
- the LOC121544401 gene encoding fructose-bisphosphate aldolase B yields the protein MTTQFPSLSPAQKKELSDIAQRIVAPGKGILAADESTGTMSNRLQKINVENTEENRRTFRDLLFSAVDPNCIGGIIFFHETLYQKSDKGVLFPQVIKDKGIVVGIKVDKGTAGLNGTDGEMTTQGLDGLSERCAQYKKDGCDFAKWRCVLKISDACPSALAIAENANVLARYASICQQNGLVPIVEPEILPDGDHDLLRTQYVTEKVLAATYKALNDHHVYLEGTLLKPNMVTAGHSCSKKFTPQEVGMATVTALRRTVPAAVPGITFLSGGQSEEEATQNLNAMNQTALHRPWKLSFSYGRALQASALAAWKGKAANKKAAQDAFTSRAKSNGLASKGEYTAVSGADQASMQSLHTANYVY from the exons ATGACTACCCagttcccatccctctctccggcGCAGAAGAAGGAGCTCTCCGACATAGCCCAGAGGATCGTGGCTCCAGGGAAGGGCATCCTGGCAGCAGACGAGTCCACAG GCACTATGAGTAACCGCCTGCAGAAGATCAACGTGGAGAACACAGAGGAGAACCGTCGGACTTTCCGCGACCTCCTGTTCTCTGCAGTTGACCCCAACTGCATTGGTGGAATCATCTTTTTTCACGAGACGCTGTACCAGAAGTCTGACAAGGGCGTCCTCTTCCCCCAGGTCATCAAGGACAAGGGCATCGTGGTCGGCATCAAG GTGGACAAAGGCACAGCTGGTCTGAATGGAACAGATGGAGAGATGACCACACAGG GTCTTGATGGACTCTCGGAGCGTTGTGCTCAGTACAAGAAGGACGGTTGTGACTTCGCCAAGTGGAGGTGTGTGCTCAAGATCTCAGACGCCTGCCCCTCAGCCCTCGCCATCGCAGAGAATGCTAACGTCCTCGCCAGATACGCCAGTATCTGCCAacag AATGGCCTGGTACCCATTGTGGAGCCAGAGATTCTACCTGACGGAGACCATGACCTCCTACGCACTCAGTATGTCACTGAGAAG GTCCTGGCTGCCACGTACAAGGCCCTGAACGACCACCATGTCTACCTGGAGGGCACCCTGCTGAAGCCTAACATGGTCACCGCCGGACACTCCTGCTCCAAGAAGTTCACCCCCCAGGAGGTCGGCATGGCCACCGTCACCGCCCTGAGGCGCACCGTCCCTGCCGCCGTGCCCG GCATCACCTTCCTCTCTGGAGGCCAGAGCGAGGAGGAGGCCACTCAGAACCTGAACGCCATGAACCAGACGGCCCTGCACCGGCCCTGGAAGCTCTCTTTCTCCTACGGCCGCGCACTCCAGGCCTCTGCCCTCGCCGCCTGGAAAGGCAAGGCTGCCAACAAGAAGGCGGCACAGGATGCCTTCACCTCCAGAGCCAAG AGCAATGGTCTGGCCTCCAAGGGAGAGTACACAGCGGTCAGCGGCGCTGACCAGGCCTCCATGCAGTCCCTGCACACAGCTAACTACGTCTACTAA